The DNA region ATTGTCTATCCATGATTTTTCAGGAAGAAGGTGTCAGGTGATTACGAAGCCCTGAAGGACCGGCTCACAACTCTTCCAGATCAACTGTCTTATGACATCATGGTGAGTGTTAACCTTATTTACAACACccaggagagaaaacacacatactgttacACAACTTGTTTATAATGGGTCAGTTTTAGGGTCAATTCCAGTGTCATGAGCAGGGCTGGTATTCTTAAATTTGCAGAAGCAGACCttaaaagtatatatttttcaCCACTGTCACTAAAATCTCTTTCTTTATATCACTTTCATGTCCGCATTCTGCCATCTGCTTTGTTTCAACCGGTTCTCTGTCTGCTCTTTTTTCCATCCGCTGTGCTATAAACAGGTGCCGTTTGGCCCTTTGGCCTTCATGCCTGGGAAGCTGGTGCACACAAACGAGGTCACGGTATTGCTCGGTGACAACTGGTTCTCCAAGTGCTCCGCCAAGCAGGCTCAGAAAATTGTCGaccacaggatgaattgtgaGTCTGTTTTGAAGAGATGGTTACCTGGCCTCTATGATAACAGAAAGCATTGTTTCGTTTTAAATATAGAAACTCAACACTGCTCTACTTTGTCCAACAGAGGGAGCTGCTGCACCAATCTAGATAGCTTGTAAGGGCCAAAAGAACTTTTAGCTTTGCCGTGATTCACCACTTCACTAGGAGAAACTTTTCTTAATATCTGCGCCATGCAAAGATATCTCCTAGATTGAAACTGTAATGCTGCATGTAataactgtactgtacatgctggAGCATGCATGATTTTTAACAAAGGCAAGGTACTTTATTTCACATGTGAAGTCATCTGCAAGACACTTTTGCAGCACTCATTCACTGCACTTGTTTCACCACTGTCAGGGCTTTTGTTGCAAATCCTGTGATAAGCGTTTTATAGCCTTTTGCCTTTCATGTAGTCAAATCAGATCCTGTCTTACGCAACATTATTGTCCGATGAAGTGCAAGAACTTTTTTCAGGAAATGATTTGTTTATTGCAACACAGGCTATATGTTGCTTTACTGCCCTGTGTGTTTTCCTTCCTGCTCATTCTAGGTCTGAAAATCTCATATCGAGTCAAATAGGCCCAAGTAACGATCTCTGATGTGAACATTATTAGAGTGTTTAGTGAAGCAGAAATGTGCTGCCACAGCCCATCCGCAGCCGTctgccccccctcctcccatcacacacccccccaccaccaccaccaccaccacctccacctccccacCCCACCAATCTTCTGACCCTGCCCACCCCGCTATTACAGAGCTAAATGCTGTAATACAAACATAGCTAGCTGAAATGTGTCAGACAGCGGCTGAGTTGTCAGGCCTTCTGTGTTTAACCTTTCCTCACTTCCAGTTGATGCACTGACTGGAGGGGCTCCCGATCGCCATGGAAACAAGGGCCCTCTGCTGCTATTAGTAAAAGGGCTTAATTGTTGTGAAGATTTAATGATCCGGAGTAGTATTCAGGGCAGAAGATATTATGAACTGTTTGTGtcatcatttttcaaatttctttttttttctcccctcaaCTTGTTTAGGATTTTAACTCTTTAGTGGTCGGTTGTCAGtgttatgttaaatgttttagttAAATCTCTGTTGGCTTGCAGCCTGTTTTTTTGCTCATTAGGTTTTGTCAGTCTGTCCCCATCTCCCAGAATGCACAACATGATGATGTTTCACCGTTTTCTGCAGATGTAACGAGTGAAATTGATGATCTCTCCAAGACGATGAAAAACTTTGAAGCCAGAGTTGGGTTGGCAAAGGATTTGGAAACCATGTCAGCCGTATGTTGCATTACTTCAAAGTTGTCTCACAAATAAGATATTGCATAAGAAATAAATGGATTGTGAACAGAACAAATGTATTGACTTTGCTTCTGCTTTAGACTAAAGGGGAGTATGTTGAAATCAGAGAAGACGTCGGAAACAATGACGCTACTGCCACCAAAGGTATCTTTGTCAGCCTTTAAATGGATTCTACATCAAAGTCAGAAAGAAAAGATTTTAGGAAGTTGTTTCTCATGTTGTCTGcctcaacaggaaaacaaagaatagcCCACAAACCAAATTCTAAGCCTAAAGTGGATGCCGTGTTGGATctagaagaggaggatgaggagaatgaaggagaggacagagatggAACAGGCATAAAAAGCGTCATGACCAAGGAGGAGTTGTGGGCTAGACTGGATGAACTGGAGAAACTGGAGGAGCTCCAGGATGAGCGGGACAGGTACATGAACACTCTCTGTGAAACTGTTGAAAGTTATAACTGCACATGTGAGTATTTCAAATGtatatgtttggttttttttctccagattATCCGATAACGCAGACATGAACGGTGAGGACacatcatcctcttcttcagaggaggagaaggacgGAGACGCTGCTCCTCCAGTAAACGGATTGAGTCTGAAGCCAAGCTGGAGCTCCGTGCCCCACAGTAAAACGCCACCCAGCGGAGacatgaaagaagaagaagacgatgacgaggaagaggaaggcaactgtttgccaacCATTTATTTCTCCCACACAGTCGAACCCAAGAAGGTCAGAGTGACAAATAACTTTTACAGCATTTTACAGATAATCCTGCaagtcagttttgttttggcaACTTTCTCTTTATCCTTTCCTCCTTCCCTTGTTTCACTTCATATCTGTCTTTGTCGCTTGTTTTTAGGTGAGGATAAACACGGGAAAAAACACCACGTTGAAGTTCAGCGAAAGGAAAGAACAGAAGGAACATTcgaagaggaaaaagaagaacgGCCACAATAACGGACACTCTCATCACGAACTTCATAAAATCATAACACCAGCAGACATTTACAGGTGACAACTACACATTAGCGCTGAACAGTATACCAAATCTTTGGAATTACTGACACGCAGACTAAATTCATTCATACCGTAATAAGGTCTCTTTCAGTGATGCTGgctgcttgttgttgttgtttctgtcagGTTGTTCGTGGATGTGAAGAACGGGGAACCCATCCCCAGGAAGTCCATCCTAAAGTCACGTAGCCGAGAGAACAGCGTGTGCAGCGACACCAGTGAGAGCAGCGCGGCGGACTTCGAAGAGCGCCGGATGATCGGACGCAGCTTCAGCCACGACGAGGCGACGCACAGCGACACCAGCGACGGCATTACGGAGGAGGACAGTCCGACAACGGTGCCACTGCACCCCGCCAGCAGATTTGAGGTAGAAAAGACGTGGTTGTCTTTTAagtattgttttctttgtcatgtttctacagtgcAGACTTTGCAATATACCTATATTATGAAGCAGTTAAAGAAAATGACACCTTTGAGCCTCGGATCCCTTAATGAGAACACAACAGAAGTTAAAATGGGAGCGGAGCACGGCTGAACGATGATTAAATGTTAGTCACGAAAGGCAACATGAACAAAGAAACAGAGGATGAAAACGGTTAAACGCTTTTGTGGACGTCCTTATCTGGCACAGAGCATCAGGTCTAACCTGATAACTATGTTCAAGCCACCGCCACCGCCACCAAGGTCATCATAGGAAAGACATCTAGAGCAGAGACGTCAGGAACAACTATTTTCATCTCAGGGGAGGCAGAGGATTTAATGCTCTCTCTTGCTTGATAACCAATTACCCTACACTTTTGCCGTCTCTGTGAGGTGAAGGTTATTAGTCATCAAAGTTAA from Thunnus albacares chromosome 7, fThuAlb1.1, whole genome shotgun sequence includes:
- the uri1 gene encoding unconventional prefoldin RPB5 interactor 1, yielding MAEKGKMDIEHLGGVVRMREEHEKVVKDCESRIQHWKKVSGDYEALKDRLTTLPDQLSYDIMVPFGPLAFMPGKLVHTNEVTVLLGDNWFSKCSAKQAQKIVDHRMNYVTSEIDDLSKTMKNFEARVGLAKDLETMSATKGEYVEIREDVGNNDATATKGKQRIAHKPNSKPKVDAVLDLEEEDEENEGEDRDGTGIKSVMTKEELWARLDELEKLEELQDERDRLSDNADMNGEDTSSSSSEEEKDGDAAPPVNGLSLKPSWSSVPHSKTPPSGDMKEEEDDDEEEEGNCLPTIYFSHTVEPKKVRINTGKNTTLKFSERKEQKEHSKRKKKNGHNNGHSHHELHKIITPADIYRLFVDVKNGEPIPRKSILKSRSRENSVCSDTSESSAADFEERRMIGRSFSHDEATHSDTSDGITEEDSPTTVPLHPASRFEAFSGTVVEKDPMPSAVPHLTIAPPALPTILERKQEEVMPDVTPPQQPPKRVSKFKAARLQQK